A region of Alteromonadaceae bacterium 2753L.S.0a.02 DNA encodes the following proteins:
- a CDS encoding transposase, with product MTDAAALQKENALLRAQLAERDAQISVLNEQLKKLFKKRFGASSEKSSPDQLGLFNEAEEVLTDDVAEAEPETTPVKGHTRTQKPRVSIPDNFPREDIIHDIPESEKVCPHDGSTLKNIGSDNHEQLDIVPAKVTVIRHKRLKYACPCCEGHIVTAAKPKQPIEKSIASPGLLAFIAVQKYGDALPLYRQSEMFKRIGIELDRTNMANWMVKCGELVQPLINLLIEHLHKQTYLHVDETPLQVLDEPGKTAQSKSYMWVMAHDGEKPACIFHYAEGRGQQVPVNLLSAENTAIMVDGYEGYQKACNDYGITRLGCWAHARRKFKEAQDLQKKGKTGKADQALAFIRRLYAIEKRIKDEPPDKRFAIRHQEAEPILNKLKDWMEKSLHTVPPKTAIGKALVYLNNQWDRLIAYLEDGRYPIDNNAAERAIRPFTIGRKNWLFSKSQAGAKASANLYSLIETAKANKLNIYDYLTHVFKELPNARSIEDIDALLPWNTILE from the coding sequence ATGACCGATGCGGCAGCCTTACAAAAAGAGAACGCGTTATTGCGTGCGCAATTAGCGGAGCGCGATGCCCAGATTTCCGTTCTCAACGAGCAGCTTAAAAAGCTCTTCAAAAAACGCTTTGGTGCTTCCAGCGAAAAATCCTCGCCCGATCAGTTGGGCTTATTTAACGAAGCGGAAGAGGTTCTGACCGATGATGTAGCTGAAGCAGAACCAGAAACCACCCCAGTTAAAGGCCATACCCGTACACAGAAGCCACGCGTAAGTATCCCGGATAATTTTCCTCGTGAAGACATTATTCACGATATCCCCGAATCTGAGAAAGTTTGTCCTCACGATGGTAGCACGCTAAAAAATATTGGCAGTGATAATCACGAGCAATTAGACATCGTTCCCGCTAAGGTCACAGTTATCCGCCACAAGCGATTAAAGTATGCCTGCCCCTGCTGTGAGGGCCACATCGTAACAGCCGCTAAACCCAAACAGCCTATCGAAAAAAGTATCGCGAGCCCCGGCTTGCTCGCGTTTATCGCCGTACAGAAGTATGGCGATGCGTTGCCACTGTACCGCCAAAGCGAGATGTTCAAACGCATCGGGATCGAGTTGGATCGCACCAATATGGCCAACTGGATGGTGAAATGTGGCGAGTTGGTTCAGCCCTTGATTAATCTGCTGATTGAGCATCTGCATAAACAGACTTACCTTCATGTGGACGAAACGCCACTACAAGTGCTGGATGAGCCAGGTAAAACCGCTCAGAGCAAAAGTTATATGTGGGTCATGGCTCATGACGGCGAAAAACCCGCGTGTATCTTCCATTATGCGGAAGGTCGCGGCCAACAGGTCCCGGTTAATCTGTTGAGTGCCGAAAACACCGCCATTATGGTTGACGGTTATGAGGGATATCAAAAAGCGTGTAACGACTACGGTATTACGCGCTTAGGTTGCTGGGCGCATGCTCGACGTAAGTTCAAAGAGGCGCAAGATCTCCAGAAAAAGGGCAAAACCGGCAAAGCCGATCAGGCACTGGCTTTTATCCGGCGTCTTTATGCCATCGAAAAACGCATAAAAGACGAACCTCCCGATAAACGCTTCGCGATTCGACACCAAGAAGCCGAGCCCATCCTCAACAAACTCAAAGACTGGATGGAAAAAAGTCTGCACACCGTGCCCCCAAAAACGGCAATCGGTAAGGCGTTGGTGTATCTCAACAATCAGTGGGATCGCCTCATCGCCTATCTGGAGGATGGTCGGTATCCCATAGACAATAACGCCGCTGAGCGCGCCATTAGACCGTTTACCATTGGCCGCAAGAACTGGCTATTTAGTAAAAGCCAAGCAGGGGCTAAAGCCAGTGCCAACCTCTATAGCCTGATCGAAACCGCTAAGGCTAATAAACTCAATATCTACGACTATTTAACGCACGTTTTTAAAGAGCTGCCCAATGCGCGCAGCATTGAGGATATTGACGCGTTATTGCCTTGGAATACCATCCTTGAATAG
- a CDS encoding antitoxin ParD1/3/4 yields the protein MNVSLTSELENYVKAKVATGMYNSASEVMREALRLMEERDAMQAVRLEALRQDINKGLDSLEREGSKPLDMEAIKANGRARLAGNSNTDAGA from the coding sequence ATGAACGTTTCGTTGACGTCTGAACTGGAAAACTACGTGAAAGCCAAGGTTGCAACTGGAATGTACAACTCTGCCAGTGAAGTGATGCGTGAAGCGCTCCGCTTAATGGAAGAGCGAGACGCTATGCAGGCAGTCCGCCTTGAAGCCTTAAGGCAGGACATCAACAAGGGCTTGGACTCGCTCGAAAGAGAAGGCAGCAAGCCACTGGATATGGAAGCTATCAAAGCCAACGGCCGAGCGAGGCTAGCTGGCAATAGCAACACTGATGCTGGAGCTTGA
- a CDS encoding multidrug transporter EmrE-like cation transporter: MIQSIPSAWLFVAVAGLLSTLGNLCLKKATVTSGDASFLAMIFQPYFIGGMCFYGMNVILFATALKSLDVSKAYPVLAAIGFSTLSITAAIVFRESLSLTNYLGLLVILVGITMVAL; encoded by the coding sequence ATGATACAGAGTATTCCCAGTGCCTGGCTGTTTGTTGCCGTTGCGGGCTTGCTTTCGACATTAGGCAATCTTTGTTTAAAAAAAGCCACCGTCACATCCGGTGACGCCAGTTTTTTAGCCATGATTTTTCAGCCCTATTTTATTGGCGGCATGTGTTTTTATGGCATGAATGTTATTTTATTTGCTACCGCGCTTAAAAGCCTGGATGTTTCCAAAGCTTACCCCGTCCTCGCAGCAATTGGTTTCTCCACCTTATCGATAACGGCAGCGATTGTTTTTAGAGAGAGTTTGTCTTTAACAAATTACCTGGGGCTGCTGGTTATACTTGTTGGTATAACCATGGTTGCGCTTTAA
- a CDS encoding metallo-beta-lactamase family protein produces MKEPTFPQFQHHGATSGVTGSCHRYIASQNSHYLIDCGLFQGEGEASDAMVRHAIDFDVSHVKGLIVTHVHIDHVGRIPYLMAAGFSGPIYCSIPSAKLLPLVIEDALKIGFTRDTRLISRFLKKIQSQLIPLPYGQWHSLASDDTCKLRLKLQRAGHILGSAYVELEANYGAKSHRTVFSGDLGAPFAPLLPAPRSPYRADTLVIESTYGDRCHENRKTRKLRLKSAIEHALRNGGTVMIPAFSIGRTQELLYELEDLIANGNSEWQKLEVIVDSPLAAKFTEVYRELKPYWDAEAQSKLSHGRHPLSFDNLYTVSSHNEHVQTVKYLAQSGRPAIVLAASGMASGGRILNYLKAMLEDARHAVLFVGYQARGTYGHIIQKYGPLRDGEKNGWLEIEGKRYLIKADVTSISGYSAHADQENLVSFVKRMRHRPREIRIVHGDSHARSALAKCFTKLGETIGRQMHVYLPD; encoded by the coding sequence ATGAAGGAACCGACGTTTCCGCAGTTTCAGCACCACGGCGCTACTTCCGGAGTAACCGGCAGTTGTCACCGATACATCGCTTCACAAAACAGCCATTATTTAATCGATTGTGGTTTGTTTCAGGGGGAAGGGGAGGCCAGCGATGCTATGGTGCGTCATGCGATTGATTTCGATGTGTCACATGTTAAGGGTTTGATTGTTACCCATGTGCATATCGATCATGTTGGCCGAATTCCTTATCTTATGGCAGCGGGTTTTTCCGGGCCAATTTATTGTTCCATTCCTTCGGCAAAGCTTTTGCCGCTTGTAATTGAAGACGCTCTTAAAATAGGTTTTACGCGCGATACGCGTTTAATCTCTCGCTTTCTCAAAAAAATTCAAAGCCAATTAATTCCGCTGCCTTATGGGCAGTGGCACAGCTTAGCCAGTGACGATACTTGTAAACTTCGTTTGAAATTGCAACGGGCGGGGCACATTCTGGGTTCCGCTTATGTGGAGTTGGAAGCAAACTACGGTGCTAAATCACATCGCACGGTATTCTCGGGTGATCTTGGCGCGCCATTCGCACCTTTATTGCCTGCGCCACGCTCGCCTTATAGAGCAGATACTCTGGTTATTGAAAGTACCTACGGCGACCGCTGTCATGAGAATCGTAAAACCCGTAAATTACGGCTAAAAAGTGCAATAGAACACGCTTTGCGTAACGGCGGTACAGTGATGATTCCCGCGTTTAGTATTGGCCGAACTCAAGAGCTGCTCTACGAATTGGAAGATCTTATCGCGAACGGCAATTCCGAATGGCAGAAACTCGAAGTCATTGTTGATTCTCCTCTGGCTGCAAAATTCACCGAGGTGTATCGGGAATTAAAGCCCTACTGGGATGCAGAAGCACAGTCTAAGCTCAGCCATGGCAGGCACCCCTTGAGTTTCGATAATCTTTATACCGTTTCAAGTCACAACGAACATGTGCAAACCGTTAAATACCTTGCGCAGAGTGGCAGGCCCGCCATCGTACTTGCAGCGAGTGGAATGGCCAGCGGTGGCAGAATATTGAATTACCTCAAAGCTATGCTTGAAGATGCGCGTCACGCAGTACTGTTTGTGGGCTATCAGGCTCGTGGAACCTACGGCCACATCATTCAAAAATACGGGCCGTTGCGAGACGGTGAAAAAAACGGCTGGCTCGAAATTGAGGGTAAGCGCTATTTAATTAAGGCCGATGTCACAAGCATCTCGGGTTACAGTGCCCACGCCGACCAGGAAAATCTTGTTAGTTTTGTAAAACGTATGCGGCATAGGCCACGGGAAATTCGAATTGTGCATGGTGATAGTCATGCTCGGAGCGCACTCGCAAAGTGCTTTACTAAACTCGGTGAGACGATAGGAAGGCAAATGCACGTTTATTTGCCCGATTGA
- a CDS encoding putative addiction module antidote protein, with amino-acid sequence MTRRNVRATHKKHLRDANVAAEYLSEALVDEDAAAILMAWRNIAEAQEDGIIGLVQRSHLGRESTYKMLSASGNPKLSSFTKLVHGLGLKLKVEADINQRPSV; translated from the coding sequence ATGACGCGTCGTAATGTAAGAGCGACGCATAAAAAGCATTTGCGCGATGCCAACGTCGCCGCAGAATACCTAAGCGAAGCCTTGGTAGATGAAGATGCTGCCGCAATCCTTATGGCCTGGCGTAATATCGCTGAGGCGCAGGAAGACGGTATCATCGGCTTGGTTCAGCGGTCCCATCTGGGCCGCGAGAGCACGTACAAAATGCTCTCCGCCAGCGGCAACCCCAAGCTATCCAGCTTCACCAAACTGGTTCATGGGCTCGGTCTTAAACTGAAAGTTGAGGCAGACATAAACCAGCGTCCATCTGTTTGA
- a CDS encoding transposase, translating into MSTKQTRKCYPREFKEEAVALITEQGYSATRAAEAVGVTASLLYKWKEAFEAEKSGDALSIDEREELKRLRKENRELKMEKEILKKASAFFAKEMK; encoded by the coding sequence ATGAGTACAAAACAAACCAGGAAGTGCTACCCCAGAGAATTCAAGGAAGAAGCCGTCGCGCTAATAACCGAACAGGGCTATAGCGCCACCAGAGCGGCAGAGGCTGTCGGTGTGACAGCCAGCTTGCTGTACAAGTGGAAAGAAGCATTCGAAGCTGAGAAGTCGGGAGACGCACTAAGTATTGACGAACGAGAGGAACTTAAACGGCTCCGAAAAGAGAATCGGGAGCTGAAGATGGAGAAAGAAATTTTAAAAAAGGCCAGCGCCTTCTTTGCGAAAGAAATGAAGTAA
- a CDS encoding putative transposase, with translation MGVSCSAYYDWANRPLPTANQKELLPIGRMKSLFKQSRSSLGSREMMKKLREEGFDIGRYRVRKLMERLGLVVTQRIAYKVTTKRKASDAVADNLLNQNFNPRGPNEVWAGDVTYLKTGEGWMYLAVVMDLYSRPIVGWHIDKRMTTSLVNRALIKAYNIRQPPRGVVFHSDRGSQYTSKRYRSLLQSYGIRASMGDVGACWDNAVVERFFGSLKHDWVLKIPQPTRDGMRSDVTAYMRYYNTERLHSSNEDLSPVAYEARHFGASDFCASLPRGKNSGQQAKRVSL, from the coding sequence ATGGGGGTCAGTTGTTCCGCGTATTACGACTGGGCCAATCGCCCTCTGCCTACAGCGAATCAAAAAGAACTGCTCCCAATCGGGCGCATGAAATCGCTTTTTAAACAGAGCCGCAGCAGCTTGGGCAGTCGAGAGATGATGAAAAAACTACGCGAAGAAGGTTTTGATATTGGGCGATACCGTGTTCGAAAACTGATGGAAAGGCTTGGATTGGTTGTCACGCAGCGCATTGCGTACAAGGTTACAACCAAGCGGAAAGCAAGTGATGCGGTTGCAGACAACTTGTTAAACCAAAATTTCAACCCTCGTGGCCCGAATGAGGTTTGGGCGGGTGACGTGACCTACTTAAAAACCGGTGAGGGCTGGATGTACCTGGCGGTTGTCATGGACTTGTATTCACGTCCCATTGTTGGTTGGCACATTGACAAGCGAATGACAACGAGCTTGGTGAATAGGGCCTTGATTAAAGCCTACAATATCAGGCAGCCTCCAAGGGGTGTCGTGTTCCATAGTGATCGGGGGTCGCAGTACACAAGCAAACGCTACCGATCGCTACTACAAAGTTATGGTATCCGAGCCAGCATGGGGGATGTTGGAGCCTGCTGGGATAATGCCGTTGTGGAACGTTTTTTTGGAAGCCTGAAGCATGATTGGGTTCTAAAAATTCCACAACCAACGCGCGATGGCATGAGAAGTGACGTGACTGCGTACATGCGTTATTACAACACGGAGCGTTTGCATTCATCGAACGAGGATTTGTCGCCAGTAGCGTATGAAGCACGCCACTTCGGAGCCTCTGATTTTTGCGCGAGCTTGCCTCGTGGAAAAAACAGTGGCCAACAAGCGAAGCGCGTTAGTCTTTGA
- a CDS encoding transposase: protein MSGSPEGSQLRFDESVPVEEIHVRAPELEGDDKDDYEVIGEKVTYRLAQKPASFVVLKYISQTVKRKSTQAIISHCEPNAVFDKSLADVSFLVGMLIEKFVYHMPLYRQHQRLGNNGIVLARSTLTILVKRSIDLLKPIYQVQLGHILTSKILAIDETPIKAGRAKKGKLKQSYFWPMMGECDEICFTYSSSKAMQHLKSQLGEFSGTILSDGYKAYDLYSASVKQCKTARCWAHCRRYFEKCEAMEPEASAIALTYIGKLYTIERDIKALELHGDKKLIYRLKHTKPVVEAFFKWVQEQRLNPALLPSNPLLKALRYAQNQASGLRLFLSDADLPLDTNHVERAIRPIACGRRNWLFCWTELGGEHVGIIQSLISTCRLHDINPYDYLVDVLQRVSLHPASQVEALTPRRWKTEFAHHPMRSDIHRSHDGR from the coding sequence TTGTCCGGTTCACCCGAAGGCAGTCAACTTCGTTTCGATGAATCGGTTCCGGTAGAAGAAATTCACGTGCGCGCACCGGAACTGGAGGGCGACGATAAAGACGATTACGAAGTGATTGGCGAAAAAGTTACCTACCGTCTTGCCCAGAAACCGGCAAGCTTTGTTGTCCTTAAATACATCAGTCAAACGGTTAAGAGAAAATCCACTCAAGCCATCATTTCTCATTGTGAGCCGAACGCTGTTTTTGATAAAAGTTTAGCGGATGTGAGTTTTTTAGTCGGCATGCTGATCGAAAAGTTTGTCTATCATATGCCACTTTATCGTCAACATCAGCGTTTAGGAAATAATGGTATTGTTCTGGCACGTAGCACCCTCACTATCTTGGTAAAACGATCAATAGATCTACTGAAACCGATTTATCAAGTCCAGCTTGGGCATATTTTAACAAGTAAAATTCTCGCGATCGATGAAACGCCGATAAAAGCAGGAAGAGCGAAAAAGGGAAAATTAAAACAAAGTTATTTTTGGCCGATGATGGGCGAATGCGATGAAATTTGCTTTACGTATTCTTCATCCAAAGCGATGCAGCACTTAAAAAGTCAATTAGGGGAATTTAGCGGCACCATTTTAAGCGATGGCTATAAAGCCTACGACCTTTACTCGGCCAGCGTTAAGCAATGCAAGACTGCGCGTTGCTGGGCGCATTGTCGGCGCTATTTTGAAAAATGTGAAGCGATGGAGCCTGAAGCCTCCGCCATTGCCCTGACGTATATCGGCAAGCTGTACACCATTGAGCGTGACATTAAAGCCCTGGAGCTACACGGTGATAAGAAATTAATATATCGTCTCAAACATACCAAGCCTGTGGTCGAAGCATTTTTTAAGTGGGTACAAGAGCAACGATTAAATCCTGCCTTGCTTCCTTCCAACCCCTTACTGAAAGCCTTGAGATATGCACAAAATCAAGCGTCAGGCTTGCGATTGTTTTTAAGTGATGCTGACCTTCCGTTAGATACTAATCATGTAGAGCGAGCCATCAGACCAATCGCCTGTGGACGGCGAAACTGGCTGTTCTGCTGGACAGAACTGGGTGGCGAACATGTGGGAATCATCCAAAGCTTAATCTCAACGTGCCGCCTGCATGATATTAATCCTTACGATTATCTTGTCGATGTGTTGCAGCGCGTGAGTCTCCATCCTGCGAGTCAAGTAGAGGCGTTAACACCGCGTCGCTGGAAAACCGAGTTTGCTCATCACCCGATGCGTTCAGATATCCATAGGTCTCACGATGGCCGATAA
- a CDS encoding nucleoside-diphosphate-sugar epimerase, translated as MKNKALITGGAGYFGSLLLRKLLENNYECAIFDLNDADDRPKEVEFIQGDIRDYDAILAACKGVNVVHHNVAQVPLAKDKELFHSVNYDGTENLLRAALEARVGKVVHTSSSAIFGIPDKNPVTEETPAKPGEAYGKAKYEGELLCHTYVEKGLDVSIVRPRTIMGHGRLGIFQILFEWIYEGANVPVFGKGDNIYQFVHADDLADACILAGERLGSETYNCGAEKFGTMREVLEALCRHANTGSKVSSVPMTPTVIGMKLTSAIGLSPLGAYHSLMYGNSMYFDITKAKQQLGWQPRYSNEQMFIDSYEWYLKHRQEVLNSTTGSHHRRGVKQGVLGIVKKLL; from the coding sequence ATGAAAAACAAAGCATTAATTACGGGCGGCGCGGGCTATTTTGGTTCTTTGCTGCTGCGTAAACTCCTCGAAAACAATTACGAATGTGCGATATTCGACCTTAACGATGCCGATGACCGCCCTAAAGAAGTCGAGTTTATTCAGGGTGATATTCGTGATTACGATGCGATTCTTGCGGCCTGCAAGGGTGTGAATGTGGTCCATCACAATGTTGCACAGGTGCCACTGGCCAAAGACAAAGAGCTGTTCCACAGCGTAAATTACGACGGCACAGAAAATTTATTGCGCGCAGCGCTCGAAGCTAGGGTTGGCAAAGTAGTCCACACCTCGTCGTCTGCAATATTCGGCATTCCCGATAAAAACCCCGTTACTGAAGAAACACCAGCCAAGCCTGGCGAAGCCTACGGTAAAGCAAAGTACGAAGGCGAGCTATTGTGTCACACTTATGTGGAAAAAGGTCTGGATGTCTCGATTGTGCGCCCCCGAACAATTATGGGCCACGGTCGCTTAGGTATTTTCCAAATCCTATTCGAGTGGATTTATGAAGGGGCGAATGTTCCCGTATTTGGTAAAGGCGATAACATTTATCAATTCGTGCACGCCGATGACCTGGCGGATGCGTGTATTCTTGCAGGTGAACGCCTGGGAAGCGAAACCTATAATTGTGGCGCTGAAAAATTCGGCACAATGAGAGAGGTTTTGGAAGCGCTCTGTCGCCATGCGAATACCGGATCTAAAGTATCCAGTGTTCCTATGACGCCCACGGTAATTGGCATGAAGCTTACCAGTGCAATAGGGCTTTCACCCTTGGGAGCCTATCATTCCCTGATGTATGGTAATTCCATGTATTTTGACATCACAAAGGCGAAGCAACAGTTGGGTTGGCAGCCGCGATACTCCAACGAACAAATGTTTATAGACAGTTACGAATGGTACCTCAAACACCGCCAGGAAGTGCTGAATTCAACAACCGGCAGCCATCACCGCAGAGGCGTTAAACAAGGCGTATTGGGCATAGTGAAAAAACTTTTATGA
- a CDS encoding transposase yields the protein MFFPESTTKVWAYPLPTDMRKSFNGLTALVKNTLKENSLSGDLFIFVNRRLTLMKILYFDRNGYCIWYKKLEQGAFQLPKGDGEKIRLDFTQLKLILEGIDLTSVQQRKRYSHSQRLP from the coding sequence ATGTTTTTCCCAGAGTCAACCACGAAGGTGTGGGCATACCCGTTGCCGACAGACATGCGTAAGTCCTTCAATGGGCTTACCGCGTTAGTCAAAAACACACTCAAGGAAAATTCATTAAGTGGCGATTTGTTTATATTTGTCAATCGTCGCCTTACCCTGATGAAAATACTTTACTTTGATCGCAATGGATATTGTATTTGGTATAAAAAACTTGAGCAGGGTGCCTTCCAATTACCCAAGGGGGATGGTGAAAAAATACGATTGGACTTCACCCAGCTCAAGCTGATTCTCGAAGGGATTGATTTAACCTCGGTACAGCAACGAAAGCGATACAGTCATAGTCAACGCTTGCCATAA
- a CDS encoding transposase codes for MQAFVGIDVSKDKLDCLWLRDPELLKVKTKVLKNTPSGIESLAHWLVKTTQQPAENIIVVMEATGIYHENLAYRLYEQDFSVVVANPAQIKSYAKSLGSTHKTDKCDSLVIARYGKSHNPMLWKPEPPEIRELKALIARLEAIEKDYQREYNRREKAEITTVSEIVMSSIEQTMEYLKQEKARLESQIDDHIDRHPHLKKDRELLQTIPAVGSTLSRLMLCVIRSRRFKTAAQLAAYLGLIPKLVESGVFKGRSSLTKSGPASVRAKLYMAAVCAGQHNPDIARQKKRLLANGKNKMQALGAAMRKLVQICFGVLKNQKEYMPQVC; via the coding sequence ATGCAAGCATTTGTTGGAATTGATGTGAGTAAAGACAAACTCGATTGTCTTTGGCTGCGTGACCCGGAATTACTGAAGGTAAAAACCAAGGTGCTTAAAAACACACCGTCCGGTATTGAATCACTGGCACACTGGCTGGTTAAGACTACCCAACAACCTGCCGAGAATATTATCGTGGTTATGGAAGCGACGGGTATTTATCATGAGAATTTGGCGTATCGTCTATACGAGCAGGATTTTAGCGTCGTGGTTGCCAACCCGGCTCAAATTAAGTCCTACGCAAAAAGCCTTGGTTCGACACACAAGACTGATAAGTGCGACAGCCTAGTGATCGCCCGTTATGGAAAAAGTCATAACCCGATGCTCTGGAAGCCTGAGCCTCCGGAAATACGGGAACTCAAGGCGCTAATCGCTCGCTTGGAGGCCATAGAAAAGGATTACCAACGAGAATATAACCGCCGAGAGAAGGCGGAAATTACAACGGTATCCGAGATTGTCATGTCATCCATTGAGCAGACAATGGAATACCTTAAACAAGAAAAGGCGCGATTGGAGTCACAAATCGACGATCATATCGATCGTCACCCGCACTTGAAAAAAGACCGAGAATTATTACAAACCATTCCTGCCGTGGGTTCTACGCTATCGCGTCTAATGCTGTGTGTGATTCGAAGTAGACGCTTTAAAACTGCAGCTCAGCTCGCCGCCTATTTGGGGCTCATACCTAAGTTGGTTGAATCTGGTGTATTCAAAGGCCGAAGCTCGCTAACAAAATCTGGGCCGGCTTCAGTGCGGGCGAAATTGTATATGGCAGCGGTCTGTGCGGGACAACATAACCCGGATATAGCGCGCCAGAAAAAGCGATTATTGGCTAACGGAAAGAACAAAATGCAAGCGCTGGGCGCAGCAATGAGAAAGCTGGTGCAGATTTGTTTTGGGGTCTTAAAAAACCAAAAAGAATACATGCCGCAAGTGTGTTAA
- a CDS encoding IS66 Orf2 like protein has protein sequence MIQWPDSIPIYLHRDPVDFRKAINGLAVIVSDSMALDVYSSALDVYSSALFVFCNKNRSQLKVLYWDRTGFALWQKRLERDKFKWPRKDLLSTLTLTHEQWGWLLRGFDYRDFKPHHTLHFTDVA, from the coding sequence ATGATTCAGTGGCCTGATTCCATTCCCATTTACCTGCATCGCGATCCCGTCGATTTCCGCAAGGCCATCAACGGGCTGGCAGTGATTGTGAGTGATTCCATGGCACTGGATGTGTACAGTTCGGCACTGGATGTGTACAGTTCGGCACTGTTCGTGTTCTGCAATAAAAACCGCTCACAACTCAAGGTACTCTATTGGGATCGTACCGGCTTTGCACTCTGGCAAAAGCGCCTTGAGCGCGATAAATTCAAATGGCCTCGCAAAGATTTGCTCTCAACACTCACGCTCACCCACGAGCAATGGGGCTGGTTACTACGCGGCTTTGATTATCGCGACTTTAAACCACATCACACCCTCCATTTTACCGATGTTGCTTAA
- a CDS encoding prevent-host-death family protein, whose product MEVYSASDAKREFGELLLKSQSGPVSVTRNGKPVAVLLSSDEYERLLSAKREQLTYAIKEGVADYRAGNVSSSDSASTHE is encoded by the coding sequence ATGGAGGTCTATAGCGCTTCAGATGCCAAACGGGAGTTTGGTGAGTTGCTCCTAAAGTCTCAATCAGGCCCGGTAAGTGTCACCCGGAATGGTAAGCCCGTCGCTGTGTTGCTGTCTTCCGATGAGTATGAACGACTCCTGTCGGCTAAACGCGAACAGCTTACGTACGCAATTAAAGAAGGGGTGGCAGACTATCGCGCTGGCAATGTTTCCAGCTCTGACAGCGCGTCTACGCACGAATGA
- a CDS encoding transposase IS166 family protein, with translation MNSHGDHPSQLSALDPKQVQAMVALLQEKDEKIQSLQHQLDWFKRQLFGQKSEKKDFSDHSY, from the coding sequence ATGAATTCTCATGGCGATCACCCTTCACAGCTTAGCGCACTTGATCCAAAACAGGTTCAAGCGATGGTTGCATTGCTGCAAGAAAAGGATGAAAAGATCCAATCCTTGCAGCATCAACTTGACTGGTTTAAGCGTCAACTCTTTGGTCAAAAGTCGGAGAAAAAAGATTTCTCCGATCATTCTTATTAA
- a CDS encoding toxin ParE1/3/4 — MLELEISPEAENDLLETWLYIAEDQPINADRYLDKLQEKAQKLAEFPDLRRDRPELAEGLKSFPVDRYNLYYIVTNTKLILVRVLPGDRDVTAIF; from the coding sequence ATGCTGGAGCTTGAAATCTCGCCCGAAGCGGAAAACGACTTGCTGGAAACTTGGTTGTACATTGCTGAAGATCAGCCCATCAACGCCGACCGTTATCTGGACAAGCTGCAAGAGAAGGCCCAAAAGCTGGCCGAGTTCCCCGACCTTAGGCGAGACCGGCCAGAACTGGCGGAGGGTCTGAAAAGCTTCCCCGTTGACCGCTATAATCTGTATTACATTGTCACTAATACCAAGCTTATTCTGGTGCGAGTGTTGCCGGGAGATCGCGACGTTACTGCCATCTTTTGA